Below is a window of Nocardioides sp. S-1144 DNA.
TCAGCACCCAGAAGCTGCACGCACGCGGCCCGATGGGCCTGCCCGAGATGACCTCCACCAAGTACGTCGTCACCGGCGAGGGCCACGTGCGCTGACCCGGACCCCGTCGGGGATAGGGTTCGGGCGTGCCAGACGGGACCCGCTCCACCCACGCCGACGCGGCGGACGAGCGACTCTGGACCGGAGCCACGATCATCACCTTCGTCCGCACGGTCGCGGCCCTCGCGCTGTGCCTGGTCGGGGTGTGGCAGGAGGAGCTGGTCTGGCTCGTCGTCGGGCTGGGCGTCTACTGGGCCGGCGACAGCCTCGACGGCGCCTGGGCGCGGTGGTTCGACTGCGAGACGCGCATCGGCGCGGTCGTCGACATGCTCTGCGACCGGCTCAACTGCGCCGCGTTCTACCTCGGCTTCGCCGCCCTGCAACCCGAGATGCTGCTGCCGGTGGCGGTCTACCTGTTCGAGTTCCTGGTCGTCGACTTCTTCCTGTCGCTGGCCTTCCTCGCCTGGCCGATCCGCAGCCCCAACTACTTCTACGAGGTCGACCGGCGCATCTACACCTGGAACTGGTCGAAGCCGGCCAAGGCGGTGAACTCCTCGCTGTTCGCCGTGCTGCTCCTGGTCACCGGCTGGTGGTGGCTCGGCCTGGTCATCGCGATCGCGCTGCTGGGCCTCAAGTGCGTGTCGCTGCGGTGGCTGCTGCAGCTGGGGCTCCCGGTCCCGCAGCGGCAGCCGCAGGCGACCCGGTAGCGAGCCGTGTTCCTCGCCCTGCTCAGCATGTTCGGGCTCAGCATCGCCTCGGCCCTGCTGCCGTTCCTGCCGATCGAGGCCTTCATCATCGGCGGCGCCGCGGCCAACCCCGGCACGGCGGCCTCGATCGCCCTGGGGGTCGCGGCCGGCGCGGGCGCGACCATCGGCAAGGTGGTCTGGTACGAGGTCGCTCGCCGGGGCATCAGCTCGTCGTGGGCGCAGAAGAAGCTCTCCGCGCCGAAGGTCAAGGCCGGCTACGAGCGGTGGACCGCCCGGATGGAGGGCCGGCCCGTGTACGCCGGCGCGGTGATGTTCGTGGCCGCGTCGGTCGGGCTGCCGCCGCTGCTGGTGATGTCGTTCGTCGCCGGCCTGCTCAAGATGCCGATGTGGGTCTTCCTCCCCACGGTCCTCGTCGGCCGCTCCATCCGCTTCTCGCTGCTCTTCCTCGGCGCCGACTTCGCCTTCCACTGACGGGTTCGAGGGGGCCGGGCGATAGGGTGGGCGCATGACGCTGAGCACCATCGCCGCCCTCGCCACCTCCGTGGCCGCCGAGACCGAGGCGCACGGCGAGCCCGCCGTCCACCCCTACGTGGTGGGCGCGATCGCGCTGGCCATCCTGCTGGGTCTGCTGGGTGCCTTGATGGCCTTCGGCGGGGGACGCGAGCACAGCTGAGCATGTCTGCCCCGGTGCCGGCCCGTCGGCGGGTCGGCGTGATGGGCGGCACGTTCGACCCCATCCACCACGGCCACCTGGTCGCGGCGTCCGAGGCGCAGTCGTGGTTCGACCTCGACGAGGTCGTCTTCGTGCCGACCGGTCGCCCGTGGCAGAAGTCCGACCGCGAGGTCTCCCCGGCCGAGCACCGGTACCTGATGACGGTCGTGGCCACCGCGGCGAACCCGCGCTTCCGGGTCTCGCGGGTCGACATCGACCGCGACGGGCCGACGTACACGATCGACACGCTGCGCGACCTCGGCGAGCAGCACCCCGACGCCGACCTGTTCTTCATCACCGGCGCCGACGCGCTGGCCGACATCTTCAGCTGGCGCGACCACGAGCGCCTCTTCGACCTCGCCCACTTCGTCGGCTGCACCCGCCCGGGCGCCGACCTCGAGGCGAGCACCGTGGCTGCCATCCCGCAGGACCGGGTCACCCTCCTCGAGGTGCCCGCGCTCGCCATCAGCTCCACCGACTGCCGCGACCGGCAGCGCCAGGGCCGACCCGTCTGGTACCTCGTGCCCGACGGGGTCGTCCAGTACATCACCAAGCACGGCCTCTACCCGAGGCCCCAGGGAGACACAGCATGACCGCCACCGACCACGCCCTCGAGCTCGTCGTCGCCGCCGCCCGCGCGGCCAGCGACAAGCTCGCCCAGCAGATCATCGCCTTCGACGTCAGCGAGCAGCTCGCGATCACCGACGCCTTCGTGCTGGCCTCGGCGACCAACGACCGCCAGGTCAAGGCCATCGTCGACGCCGTCGAGGACAAGCTGCGCGAGATCGGCGCCAAGCCGATCCGCCGCGAGGGCGAGCGCGACGGCCGCTGGGTGCTCATCGACTACGGCGAGATCGTCGTCCACGTGCAGCACGAGGAGGAGCGGGAGTTCTACGCCCTCGAGCGGCTGTGGCGCGACTGCCCGGCCATCAAGCTCCCCGACGACGTCACCGCCTCGCAGCGGTGAGCGCCCCGGCCGCAGACCCGGGCACCGACCCCGCCACCAACCAGGTCGGCGGTCGCACGCTGGTGCTGCTGCGGCACGGGCGGACCGCCTGGAACCACGAGGGCCGCGTGCAGGGCCAGCTCGACGTCAGCCTCGACGACCACGGCCGTGACCAGGCCGCCCGCGTCGGCCCCGTCGTGGCCGCCCTGGCGCCGAGCCTGGTGTGGTGCAGCGACCTGGCCCGCACCCGCGAGACCGTCGCCCCGCTGGCCGCGGCCACCGGCCTGCCGGTCACCTACGACAAGCGGCTGCGCGAGTTCTACTTCGGCGAGTACGAGGGCTGGTCACACGCCGAGTTCGAGGCCCGGGACGCCGTCGCGTTCCAGGCCCTGCGGCGCGGCGACTACGACCACGTCCCGGCGGCCGAGCCGACCGCCGCGGTCCGCGAGCGGATGGTCGAGGTGCTCGGCGAGCTGCTGGCCGCCCTCGGGCCCGGCCAGACCGGCGTGGCCGTCAGCCACGGCGCCGCCATCCGGGTCGCCACGGTGGCCCTGCTCGGCTGGCCCGACGCGCTGACCCACACCCTGCGTGGCGTCGACAACTGCGGCCGCGTCGAGCTGGTGGAGACGTCGGAGGGCACCGGTCCGGGCGGGCCGGCGCTGCGTCTCCAGGCCTACAACCGCACGGTCTGACGCGCTTCGGCGGACCCGATTTCGCATCCGCCGGAGGCGTTGGCTAAAGTACTCCGCGTTGCCCGGTCACACGATCGGGCGGCGTCCTTCGGGGGTGTGGCGCAGCTGGTAGCGCACCTGCATGGCATGCAGGGGGTCAGGGGTTCGAGTCCCCTCACCTCCACCGGAGCGAGAGGCCGGTCCTTCGGGACCGGCCTCTCGTCGTCCCGGCCGGTGCCGCTCAGCGACCGGGGCCGACGAGGTCGAGGTCGTCCCAGTCGACGGTGGCGGTGCGCTGCTGGTACTCGGCCACGGTGCCGGGCCAGTTCGT
It encodes the following:
- a CDS encoding CDP-alcohol phosphatidyltransferase family protein codes for the protein MPDGTRSTHADAADERLWTGATIITFVRTVAALALCLVGVWQEELVWLVVGLGVYWAGDSLDGAWARWFDCETRIGAVVDMLCDRLNCAAFYLGFAALQPEMLLPVAVYLFEFLVVDFFLSLAFLAWPIRSPNYFYEVDRRIYTWNWSKPAKAVNSSLFAVLLLVTGWWWLGLVIAIALLGLKCVSLRWLLQLGLPVPQRQPQATR
- a CDS encoding VTT domain-containing protein, whose amino-acid sequence is MFLALLSMFGLSIASALLPFLPIEAFIIGGAAANPGTAASIALGVAAGAGATIGKVVWYEVARRGISSSWAQKKLSAPKVKAGYERWTARMEGRPVYAGAVMFVAASVGLPPLLVMSFVAGLLKMPMWVFLPTVLVGRSIRFSLLFLGADFAFH
- the nadD gene encoding nicotinate-nucleotide adenylyltransferase, with the protein product MGGTFDPIHHGHLVAASEAQSWFDLDEVVFVPTGRPWQKSDREVSPAEHRYLMTVVATAANPRFRVSRVDIDRDGPTYTIDTLRDLGEQHPDADLFFITGADALADIFSWRDHERLFDLAHFVGCTRPGADLEASTVAAIPQDRVTLLEVPALAISSTDCRDRQRQGRPVWYLVPDGVVQYITKHGLYPRPQGDTA
- the rsfS gene encoding ribosome silencing factor, producing the protein MTATDHALELVVAAARAASDKLAQQIIAFDVSEQLAITDAFVLASATNDRQVKAIVDAVEDKLREIGAKPIRREGERDGRWVLIDYGEIVVHVQHEEEREFYALERLWRDCPAIKLPDDVTASQR
- a CDS encoding histidine phosphatase family protein, producing the protein MSAPAADPGTDPATNQVGGRTLVLLRHGRTAWNHEGRVQGQLDVSLDDHGRDQAARVGPVVAALAPSLVWCSDLARTRETVAPLAAATGLPVTYDKRLREFYFGEYEGWSHAEFEARDAVAFQALRRGDYDHVPAAEPTAAVRERMVEVLGELLAALGPGQTGVAVSHGAAIRVATVALLGWPDALTHTLRGVDNCGRVELVETSEGTGPGGPALRLQAYNRTV